One Phenylobacterium hankyongense DNA segment encodes these proteins:
- a CDS encoding NAD(P)(+) transhydrogenase (Re/Si-specific) subunit beta codes for MNANLAAILYLVSGVLFILALRGLSSPTTSQAGNRNGMIGMAIAVATALATLWTQGFLDALTLGLIVGGVAIGGGVGAVIARRVAMTSMPQLVAAFHSLVGMAACLVAVAAIHTPQAYGIAGADGVIHLNSLIELSLGLAIGAITFTGSVIAFAKLNGNMSGAPILLPGRHLLNMAIAAGIVALVVMLVLSGGGALWAFWGIFALALLIGVTLIIPIGGADMPVVVSMLNSYSGWAAAALGFTLENTTLIITGALVGSSGAILSYIMCKGMNRSFVSVILGGFGADDSAAAGAGKVETRPVKQGSADDAAFIMKNASKVIIVPGYGMAVSQAQHALREMADKLKEEGVDVKYAIHPVAGRMPGHMNVLLAEANVPYDEVFELEDINAEFPTADVAFVIGANDVTNPAAKTDPASPIFGMPILDVEKARTVLFVKRGMSSGYAGVENELFFRDNTMMLFGDAKKMVEGIIKAL; via the coding sequence GTGAACGCCAACCTCGCGGCCATCCTCTACCTCGTCTCCGGCGTCCTGTTCATCCTGGCGCTGCGCGGCCTCTCCAGCCCGACCACCAGCCAGGCGGGCAACCGCAACGGCATGATCGGCATGGCGATCGCCGTCGCCACCGCGCTCGCCACCCTCTGGACCCAGGGCTTTCTGGACGCGCTGACGCTCGGCCTGATCGTGGGCGGCGTGGCCATCGGCGGCGGCGTCGGCGCGGTCATCGCGCGGCGCGTGGCCATGACCTCCATGCCGCAGCTGGTGGCGGCCTTCCACAGCCTGGTCGGCATGGCCGCCTGCCTGGTGGCGGTGGCCGCGATCCACACGCCGCAGGCCTATGGCATCGCCGGCGCGGACGGGGTCATCCACCTCAACTCCTTGATCGAGCTGTCGCTGGGCCTGGCCATCGGCGCCATCACCTTCACCGGCTCGGTGATCGCCTTCGCCAAGCTGAACGGCAACATGAGCGGCGCGCCGATCCTCCTGCCCGGCCGCCACCTGCTGAACATGGCCATTGCCGCCGGTATCGTCGCCCTGGTGGTGATGCTGGTGCTCAGCGGCGGCGGCGCGCTGTGGGCCTTCTGGGGGATCTTCGCGCTGGCCCTGTTGATCGGCGTCACCCTGATCATCCCGATCGGCGGCGCGGACATGCCGGTCGTGGTCTCGATGCTGAACAGCTACTCCGGCTGGGCGGCGGCGGCGCTGGGCTTCACGCTCGAGAACACCACCCTGATCATCACCGGCGCCCTGGTCGGCTCGTCGGGCGCCATCCTCAGCTACATCATGTGCAAGGGGATGAACCGCAGCTTCGTCTCGGTGATCCTCGGCGGCTTCGGGGCCGACGACAGCGCCGCGGCCGGGGCCGGCAAGGTCGAGACCCGCCCCGTCAAGCAGGGCAGCGCCGACGACGCCGCCTTCATCATGAAGAACGCGTCGAAGGTGATCATCGTCCCCGGCTACGGCATGGCGGTGAGCCAGGCGCAGCACGCGCTGCGCGAGATGGCCGACAAGCTGAAGGAGGAGGGCGTCGACGTGAAGTACGCCATCCACCCGGTCGCCGGCCGCATGCCTGGGCACATGAACGTGCTGCTGGCCGAGGCCAACGTCCCCTATGACGAGGTCTTCGAGCTGGAGGACATCAACGCCGAGTTCCCGACCGCCGACGTGGCCTTCGTGATCGGCGCCAACGACGTCACCAACCCGGCGGCCAAGACCGACCCCGCCAGCCCGATCTTCGGCATGCCGATCCTCGACGTGGAGAAGGCCCGCACCGTGCTGTTCGTGAAGCGCGGGATGAGCTCGGGCTACGCCGGCGTCGAGAACGAGCTGTTCTTCCGCG
- a CDS encoding NAD(P) transhydrogenase subunit alpha, with the protein MEAVDPTVFRLAIFVLAIFVGYYVVWSVTPALHTPLMAVTNAISSVIIVGALLAASAHAPTGELTRNVLISKGAGGVATAFASVNIFGGFLVVRRMLAMYKKKAPALKKDGAK; encoded by the coding sequence ATGGAAGCCGTCGACCCCACAGTCTTCCGACTGGCGATCTTCGTGCTGGCGATCTTCGTCGGCTACTACGTCGTCTGGAGCGTCACCCCGGCCCTGCACACGCCGCTGATGGCGGTCACCAACGCCATCTCCTCGGTGATCATCGTCGGCGCCCTGCTGGCCGCCTCGGCGCACGCCCCGACCGGCGAGCTGACCCGCAACGTGCTGATCTCCAAGGGCGCCGGCGGCGTCGCCACCGCCTTCGCCTCCGTCAACATCTTCGGCGGCTTCCTCGTCGTCCGCCGGATGCTCGCCATGTACAAGAAGAAGGCCCCCGCCCTGAAGAAGGACGGCGCGAAGTGA
- a CDS encoding Re/Si-specific NAD(P)(+) transhydrogenase subunit alpha, whose amino-acid sequence MAVIAVTKERRAGETRVAAVPETVKKLIAAGFAVTVEAGAGSAASYPDADYAAAGATIAKTLKDALAKADILFKVRAPEADEIAALPKGAIVAAVLNPYQDKAQLEALAKAGATAFAMEFVPRITRAQVMDVLSSQANLAGYRAVIEGAEAYGRAMPMMMTAAGTIAAAKVFVMGVGVAGLQAIATARRLGAVVTATDVRPATKEQVESLGAKFLAVEDEEFKNAQTAGGYAKEMSAEYQAKQAELVSSHIAKQDMVITTALIPGRPAPKLVSAAQVASMKPGSVIVDLAIEQGGNVEGAKLGEVAVTQNGVKILGVANLPGRIAADASALYARNLFAFAGLFLNKEGQFAPDYEDEILKAALVTQGGAVVHPQLKS is encoded by the coding sequence ATGGCCGTCATCGCCGTAACCAAGGAACGCCGCGCCGGCGAGACCCGCGTGGCCGCGGTTCCGGAGACGGTGAAGAAGCTGATCGCCGCGGGCTTCGCCGTGACCGTGGAGGCCGGCGCCGGCAGCGCCGCCTCCTATCCCGACGCCGACTACGCCGCGGCCGGCGCGACGATCGCCAAGACGCTGAAGGATGCGCTGGCGAAGGCCGACATCCTGTTCAAGGTCCGCGCGCCCGAAGCCGACGAGATCGCCGCCCTGCCGAAGGGCGCGATCGTCGCGGCGGTGCTCAACCCCTACCAGGACAAGGCCCAGCTGGAGGCGCTGGCGAAGGCCGGCGCCACCGCCTTCGCCATGGAGTTCGTGCCGCGGATCACCCGCGCCCAGGTGATGGACGTGCTGTCCTCGCAGGCCAACCTCGCCGGCTACCGCGCGGTGATCGAGGGCGCGGAAGCCTACGGCCGGGCCATGCCGATGATGATGACTGCCGCCGGCACCATCGCCGCGGCCAAGGTGTTCGTCATGGGCGTCGGCGTCGCCGGCCTACAGGCGATCGCCACCGCCCGGCGGCTCGGCGCGGTGGTCACCGCCACCGACGTGCGCCCCGCCACCAAGGAGCAGGTGGAGAGCCTGGGCGCCAAGTTCCTCGCCGTCGAGGACGAGGAGTTCAAGAACGCCCAGACCGCCGGCGGCTACGCCAAGGAGATGAGCGCGGAATACCAGGCCAAGCAGGCCGAACTGGTCTCCAGCCACATCGCCAAGCAGGACATGGTGATCACCACCGCCCTGATCCCCGGCCGCCCGGCGCCGAAGCTGGTCAGCGCCGCCCAGGTCGCCTCGATGAAGCCCGGCTCGGTGATCGTCGACCTGGCCATCGAGCAGGGCGGAAACGTCGAGGGCGCCAAGCTCGGCGAAGTGGCGGTGACCCAGAACGGGGTGAAGATCCTCGGCGTCGCCAACCTGCCGGGCCGGATCGCCGCCGACGCCTCGGCCCTCTACGCCCGCAACCTCTTCGCCTTCGCCGGCCTGTTCCTGAACAAGGAAGGCCAGTTCGCCCCCGACTACGAGGACGAGATCCTCAAGGCGGCGCTGGTCACCCAGGGCGGCGCCGTCGTCCACCCGCAACTCAAGAGCTGA
- a CDS encoding aa3-type cytochrome c oxidase subunit IV: MADHASTYHRGEMDIQEQVSTFHLVMGMTKWGSLAVASGLLFLTLWFCTGAGFLGGLVTAGVVLALGIFVLRGGKAAAH; this comes from the coding sequence ATGGCCGACCACGCGTCCACCTATCATCGCGGCGAAATGGACATCCAGGAGCAGGTGTCCACCTTCCACCTGGTCATGGGCATGACCAAGTGGGGCTCGCTGGCCGTGGCCTCCGGCCTGCTGTTCCTGACCCTGTGGTTCTGCACCGGCGCCGGCTTCCTGGGCGGCCTGGTGACGGCCGGGGTGGTGCTGGCGCTCGGCATCTTCGTGCTGCGCGGCGGCAAGGCCGCGGCGCACTAG